In Prunus dulcis chromosome 1, ALMONDv2, whole genome shotgun sequence, the following are encoded in one genomic region:
- the LOC117616751 gene encoding replication factor C subunit 3-like: MLWVDKYRPKTLDQAMVHQDIAQNLKKLVAEQDCPHLLFYGPSGSGKKTLIIALLRQIFGPSADKVKVENRTWKVDAGSRTIDIELTTLSSTNHIELNPSDAGFQDRYIVQEIIKEMAKNRPIDTKGKKGYKILVLNEVDKLSREAQHSLRRTMEKYSAYCRLILCCNSSSKVTEAIRSRCLNVRINAPTEEQIVKVLEFIGKKEGLQLPSGFPARIAEKSNRSLRRAILSFETCRVQQYPFTSNQAIPPMDWEEYVSEIASDIMKEQSPKRLYQVRQKLYELLLNCIPPEIILKRLLFELLKKLDAELKHEVCHWAAYYEHRMRLGQKAIFHLEAFVAKFMSIYKAFLIAAFG, encoded by the exons ATGCTGTGGGTGGACAAGTACAGACCCAAAACCCTAGACCAGGCGATGGTCCACCAAGACATCGCTCAAAACCTCAAGAAACTC GTTGCAGAGCAGGATTGCCCCCATTTGCTCTTTTACGGCCCTTCTGGCTCTGGCAAGAAAACCCTAATCATCGCCCTTCTTCGACAGATTTTCGGTCCCAGCGCCGATAAG GTGAAGGTGGAAAATAGGACATGGAAAGTTGAT GCTGGAAGTAGAACCATTGATATAGAGCTGACTACATTATCAAGCACAAACCATATTGAACTGAACCCCAGTGATGCAGGCTTTCAGGACAGATATATTGTTCAAGAGATAATTAAAGAAATGGCTAAAAATAGACCCATTGacacaaaagggaaaaagggaTATAAAA TCTTAGTGCTGAATGAAGTCGACAAACTTTCTAGAGAAGCTCAGCATTCTCTTCGAAGAACTATGGAGAAGTATAGTGCTTATTGCCGGCTAATACTATGCTGTAACAGTTCTTCAAAGGTTACTGAAGCAATCCGGTCCCGGTGTCTAAATGTGCGAATAAATGCGCCAACAGAAGAGCAG ATTGTTAAGGTATTGGAGTTCATTGGAAAGAAGGAAGGGCTGCAACTTCCTTCTGGATTTCCTGCTCGTATAGCTGAAAAATCAAATAGGAGCTTAAGGAGAGCTATATTGTCATTCGAAACTTGTCGTGTTCAACA GTATCCCTTTACAAGTAATCAAGCAATACCCCCAATGGACTGGGAGGAATATGTTTCTGAAATTGCATCTGATATAATGAAGGAGCAGAGCCCAAAAAG GCTTTACCAGGTGCGGCAGAAGTTGTATGAGCTACTTCTTAATTGTATTCCTCCAGAGATCATCTTGAAG AGGCTGctttttgaattattgaagAAATTGGATGCTGAGTTGAAGCATGAGGTCTGCCATTGGGCTGCATACTAC GAACACAGGATGCGTCTTGGGCAGAAAGCCATATTTCACCTCGAAG CATTCGTGGCCAAGTTCATGAGCATCTATAAGGCTTTCCTCATTGCAGCTTTTGGCTGA
- the LOC117616122 gene encoding calmodulin-like protein 3, with protein MPTIFPRIFLIYNLLNTFLLSLVPKNLRPLLPSSWFPCQTNLVATNTSLPHFPPSSSSSSLPLPLPLPCGAPKVIRMDPNELKRVFQMFDRNGDGRITKQELNDSLENLGIFIPDKELFNMIQKIDVNGDGCVDIDEFGELYQSIMDERDEDEDMKEAFNVFDQNGDGFITVDELRSVLSSLGLKQGRTIEDCKRMIMKVDVDGDGRVNYKEFKQMMKGGGFSALS; from the coding sequence ATGCCAACCATTTTCCCAAGgattttccttatttacaaCCTTCTTAATACATTCCTCCTCTCTTTGGTCCCCAAGAATCTAAGGCCTCTCCTCCCTTCTTCTTGGTTCCCCTGCCAAACCAATCTTGTTGCTACCAATACATCATTACCCCATTTTCCACCATCTTCATCTTCGTCTTCTTTGCCTCTGCCCTTGCCTTTGCCCTGTGGTGCTCCTAAAGTTATTCGAATGGACCCCAATGAGCTAAAACGTGTGTTTCAAATGTTTGATCGCAATGGGGACGGCCGGATCACCAAGCAGGAGTTGAATGACTCTTTGGAGAACTTGGGCATCTTTATCCCGGATAAGGAGCTCTTCAACATGATCCAAAAGATTGACGTAAACGGGGACGGGTGCGTCGACATTGATGAGTTTGGAGAGTTGTACCAGTCTATCATGGATGAGCGCGATGAGGATGAAGACATGAAGGAGGCTTTTAATGTGTTCGATCAAAATGGAGACGGGTTCATCACCGTTGATGAGTTGAGGTCGGTTTTGTCCTCGCTCGGGCTTAAGCAGGGGAGGACTATAGAGGACTGCAAGAGGATGATCATGAAGGTGGATGTGGATGGAGATGGAAGGGTCAACTACAAGGAGTTCAAGCAAATGATGAAGGGAGGTGGGTTTAGCGCATTGAGTTAA